In Calothrix sp. PCC 7507, one DNA window encodes the following:
- a CDS encoding glycosyltransferase family 4 protein, giving the protein MNILHINQSDISGGAAIAGYRLHEGLIKQGIDSKLLVGNVKTDSDRVAAVPSRTYVDKLICLATSRIGFNYVEQISSFNILQHKFYQNADVLNFHNLHSTYFNYLSIPKLTENKPAIWTLHDMWSFTGHCAYSFDCMRWKVGCGKCPYLDTYPRIKYDNTQLEWKLKDWVYSRSNLAIVAPSRWLTDQAKASMLGRFPIHYIPYGIDTTAYQPLDPLLCQTLLDIPVDKRVLLFAAESLKDQRKGGDLLLKALQQLPQSLKAESILLTFGNSAEAITSEIGIPTINLGYISSDRLKSVAYCAADLFIFPTRNDNLPLVLQESMACGTPMVSFKIGGVPDLVRPDITGYLAAPEDADDFCNGIVQLLEDDNLREQMSQNCRAIALEEYPLELQAKRYIELYQQVLL; this is encoded by the coding sequence ATGAATATTCTCCACATCAACCAATCTGATATTAGTGGTGGAGCAGCGATCGCAGGCTATCGACTTCATGAAGGTTTAATAAAACAAGGTATTGACTCAAAACTACTAGTTGGCAATGTTAAAACCGATAGCGATCGCGTTGCGGCTGTTCCTTCTAGAACCTATGTTGATAAGCTTATTTGTCTTGCTACCAGCCGCATAGGTTTTAACTACGTTGAACAAATTAGCAGCTTTAATATTCTTCAGCATAAATTTTATCAAAATGCAGATGTCTTAAATTTTCACAATCTTCATAGTACTTACTTTAATTACTTATCTATTCCTAAATTAACAGAAAATAAACCTGCTATTTGGACGCTTCATGATATGTGGAGCTTTACTGGACATTGTGCTTACAGCTTTGACTGTATGCGCTGGAAAGTTGGCTGCGGTAAATGTCCTTATCTAGATACCTATCCCAGAATTAAGTATGATAACACCCAACTAGAATGGAAACTGAAAGACTGGGTTTACAGTAGATCAAATTTGGCTATAGTCGCTCCTAGCCGTTGGTTAACAGATCAAGCTAAAGCAAGTATGCTCGGTCGTTTCCCCATTCATTACATACCTTATGGCATTGATACAACAGCCTATCAACCTTTAGATCCACTTTTGTGTCAAACCCTGTTGGATATTCCCGTAGATAAAAGAGTTCTTTTATTCGCTGCAGAAAGTCTTAAAGATCAACGGAAAGGAGGCGATTTACTTTTAAAAGCTTTGCAACAGTTACCTCAATCCCTGAAAGCAGAAAGCATCTTACTAACTTTTGGTAACAGTGCTGAAGCAATTACATCTGAAATCGGAATTCCTACAATCAATTTAGGATATATTAGCAGCGATCGCCTAAAGTCTGTTGCTTACTGTGCGGCTGATCTGTTTATCTTCCCCACCCGTAACGATAATTTACCGCTTGTATTGCAAGAAAGTATGGCTTGCGGGACACCAATGGTTTCATTCAAAATTGGTGGAGTTCCTGATTTAGTGCGTCCAGATATCACTGGTTATTTAGCTGCACCAGAAGATGCTGACGATTTTTGCAATGGAATTGTACAGCTACTGGAAGATGATAACTTACGCGAGCAAATGAGTCAAAATTGTCGAGCGATCGCCCTGGAAGAATATCCCTTAGAACTGCAAGCAAAACGATACATTGAACTATACCAACAGGTGTTGCTCTAG
- a CDS encoding glycosyltransferase, with the protein MKTIALFDNYRDGHHFTYLTFFSKTLLEMGYLVMVFCQYPDELNKWIALNCPEHVGQIFTFKVTSVKTPSFPIIRRFYRTLNVLQQWQYAAKMIQWGASQIGHSPDLVFFAWLDNYLSHYLTHHIIDLIFPYQWSGLYFHPTHLRTGQLLLPILRTPLSHYSVTHSSRCCGIALLDDVEVQKLKQKLNKLVITFPDFTDESTPDSNYIVIKQIKEKAGNKKIIGLLGGLTQRKGLFTLLEIAQNSIEENWFFVFAGRLYEDDLQPEQVRKVWNIIESAPPNCFFHLERIPNETQFNAVIDICDILYAVYEDFPFSSNILTKAAVFEKLVIVSERFYMGEVVKKFQMGISIPEKNMDKSIESIQILCHHLDTHNYNLKPDFEGYKYTQSVLRLREAFSLLCEKAFD; encoded by the coding sequence GTGAAAACAATTGCTTTATTTGACAATTACCGAGATGGTCATCACTTTACCTATCTCACTTTCTTTAGTAAAACCTTGCTAGAGATGGGTTACTTGGTAATGGTATTTTGTCAATATCCTGATGAATTAAATAAATGGATTGCTCTCAATTGTCCCGAACATGTGGGACAAATATTTACTTTTAAAGTAACATCTGTCAAAACGCCCAGTTTTCCCATTATTAGGAGATTTTATCGGACTTTAAATGTGTTGCAACAATGGCAGTATGCAGCAAAAATGATCCAATGGGGTGCATCTCAAATTGGACATTCTCCCGATTTAGTTTTCTTTGCTTGGCTTGACAATTATCTGAGCCATTATTTAACACATCATATTATCGACTTGATTTTTCCTTATCAATGGTCTGGACTATATTTTCATCCTACTCATTTACGTACTGGTCAGCTTTTATTACCCATTCTTCGCACTCCTCTGAGCCATTATTCTGTAACTCATTCTTCTCGATGTTGTGGTATTGCTCTGCTTGATGATGTTGAAGTTCAGAAATTAAAGCAGAAACTTAATAAGCTAGTCATTACCTTTCCGGATTTTACAGATGAATCAACACCAGACTCTAACTATATAGTTATTAAACAGATTAAAGAAAAAGCTGGTAATAAAAAAATCATAGGACTGCTTGGTGGATTAACTCAACGTAAGGGACTATTTACTCTTTTAGAGATTGCTCAAAATTCGATAGAAGAAAATTGGTTTTTTGTTTTTGCGGGACGGCTTTATGAAGATGATTTACAACCCGAACAGGTTAGAAAAGTTTGGAATATTATTGAATCCGCGCCGCCCAACTGTTTTTTTCATTTAGAGCGTATTCCTAATGAAACACAGTTTAATGCAGTCATAGATATCTGCGATATTTTATATGCAGTTTATGAAGATTTTCCTTTTAGCAGCAATATTCTCACAAAAGCAGCAGTTTTTGAAAAGCTAGTGATTGTGAGTGAGCGTTTTTATATGGGTGAAGTAGTCAAAAAATTTCAGATGGGTATAAGTATTCCGGAGAAAAATATGGATAAGTCTATAGAATCTATACAAATTCTTTGTCATCATTTAGATACACATAATTATAATCTTAAGCCTGACTTTGAAGGGTATAAATATACTCAGTCTGTGCTGCGACTTCGTGAAGCTTTCAGTCTTTTATGTGAGAAAGCTTTTGATTAA
- a CDS encoding glycosyltransferase family 4 protein, with protein MNILHLTQSEGGGAGRAAMRLHLGLLQASINSTTLVTYKESDLQSVVTPAKQVGLYKILQSEICSGILKEFFGRTTTFSVNATPSFLLNQIENLRPDIINLHWISREFLKLEELQRLKTPLIWTLHDMWAFTGGCNYSGDCDRYTNTCGACPQLASSKESDLTRWVWNRKAKAWKNLNLTIVSPSTWLAERAKASSLFKDLRIEVIPNGLDTQKYQPFSQQVAREVLNLPQDKQLVLFGALNASQDKRKGFQLLLPALQSLSQTGWSDRLELVVFGASEPENPPDLGFKCHYLGQLKDNLSLALAYSSADVMVVPSYQEAFGQTASESMACGTPVVAFNATGLKDIVDHQQNGYLAKPYEVEDLAQGIVWILENTERHQKLRFYARKKAEKTFSLGIQASRYLSLYTEILANK; from the coding sequence ATGAATATTTTACATTTGACACAATCTGAAGGTGGAGGCGCAGGACGTGCTGCAATGCGCCTCCACTTAGGCTTACTTCAGGCAAGCATAAATTCTACTACATTGGTAACATACAAAGAGTCAGACTTACAGTCGGTTGTCACACCAGCAAAACAAGTGGGGTTGTATAAAATACTTCAGTCTGAGATATGCAGTGGAATTTTAAAAGAATTTTTTGGTCGTACTACTACTTTTTCTGTCAATGCAACTCCTTCTTTTTTACTAAACCAAATTGAAAATTTGCGTCCCGATATTATCAATCTTCATTGGATTTCTAGAGAATTTCTGAAGCTTGAAGAACTTCAAAGATTAAAGACTCCTTTAATATGGACATTGCATGATATGTGGGCATTCACAGGAGGATGCAATTATAGTGGAGACTGCGATCGCTATACTAATACCTGCGGTGCTTGTCCTCAGCTTGCTAGTTCCAAAGAATCAGATTTAACCCGTTGGGTATGGAACCGCAAAGCCAAAGCCTGGAAAAATTTAAACCTGACTATTGTTAGTCCCAGCACTTGGCTTGCAGAACGTGCAAAAGCCAGTTCCCTGTTTAAAGATTTACGAATAGAAGTCATTCCTAACGGTTTGGATACGCAAAAATACCAGCCATTTAGCCAGCAAGTAGCCCGCGAGGTGCTTAATCTACCACAAGATAAACAACTTGTTCTATTTGGTGCATTGAATGCTAGTCAAGATAAAAGAAAAGGGTTTCAGCTTTTGCTTCCTGCTTTGCAAAGCTTAAGTCAGACAGGTTGGAGCGATCGCTTAGAGTTAGTAGTTTTTGGCGCATCTGAACCTGAAAATCCACCTGATTTAGGTTTTAAATGCCACTATCTAGGACAACTCAAGGATAATCTTTCCTTAGCTCTAGCTTACTCATCTGCTGATGTAATGGTAGTACCATCCTATCAAGAAGCTTTTGGACAGACTGCCTCTGAATCTATGGCTTGTGGTACTCCAGTAGTCGCATTTAACGCGACAGGTTTAAAAGATATTGTTGATCATCAACAAAATGGCTACTTAGCAAAACCTTATGAGGTTGAGGATTTAGCTCAAGGAATTGTTTGGATTCTAGAAAATACAGAAAGACATCAAAAGTTGCGTTTTTATGCACGTAAAAAAGCAGAAAAAACATTTTCTTTAGGAATACAAGCAAGTCGTTATTTATCTCTCTACACTGAAATATTAGCTAATAAATAA
- a CDS encoding glycosyltransferase family 2 protein encodes MVKIAAKEPVYIIIPVHNRKQTTLTCLEDLEKNSDLQRYHVVVVDDGSTDGTAEAIRELYPEVIVLSGNGDLWWTGAIAKGMEYAHQKGAEYFVWLNDDCLPDDDTLPQLVEFLKNHPDTIAAPTCYIQQGNSLIKQYNGAKGQKAYAANPGEIIEVDSLSGWCVGISAAVVHKIGVPDAKKFPHYCGDDMYIFRATRSGFKAYLIGDIKTNLIGAVHEMSDFSKYFRPGLNTFQTLQALFFNKKSPYRLSTRFFYFRERYGLLTGTLFFLIKAALWFKEWTSLQLKYMNSLN; translated from the coding sequence ATGGTAAAAATAGCTGCAAAAGAACCTGTATATATTATCATACCTGTACATAATCGCAAGCAGACAACTTTGACATGCCTAGAAGATCTAGAAAAAAATAGTGACTTGCAACGTTATCACGTTGTAGTTGTAGATGATGGTTCAACAGATGGAACTGCTGAAGCGATTCGTGAATTATATCCAGAGGTTATTGTTTTGTCGGGAAATGGTGACTTATGGTGGACGGGAGCAATAGCGAAGGGTATGGAGTACGCCCACCAAAAGGGAGCGGAATATTTTGTTTGGCTAAATGATGATTGTTTACCTGATGATGATACTCTACCTCAATTAGTAGAGTTTCTCAAAAATCATCCTGATACCATCGCCGCACCAACTTGTTATATTCAGCAAGGAAATTCACTTATCAAGCAATATAACGGTGCAAAAGGTCAGAAAGCATATGCAGCAAATCCAGGTGAAATTATAGAAGTTGATAGCCTATCTGGTTGGTGTGTAGGAATTTCTGCTGCTGTAGTCCACAAAATCGGTGTGCCAGATGCTAAGAAATTTCCTCATTATTGTGGGGATGATATGTATATTTTTAGAGCAACTCGTTCCGGATTTAAAGCTTATTTGATTGGAGATATAAAAACAAATTTGATAGGTGCTGTGCATGAGATGAGCGACTTTAGCAAGTATTTTCGTCCTGGCTTAAATACATTTCAGACTCTCCAAGCTTTATTTTTTAACAAAAAATCTCCATATCGACTGTCTACCAGATTTTTCTACTTTAGAGAAAGATATGGCCTATTGACTGGGACTTTATTTTTCTTGATTAAAGCAGCTTTATGGTTTAAAGAATGGACATCCTTGCAGTTAAAGTATATGAATTCACTCAATTAA